In Vespa velutina chromosome 1, iVesVel2.1, whole genome shotgun sequence, the following proteins share a genomic window:
- the LOC124952951 gene encoding acylglycerol kinase, mitochondrial, which produces MARMLKFLQTIRNNWKKSTFGAVALSYGVSYSKESYDTQQLMRQYCEDIVKYGDEPCPTTMKPRHVTVILNPAAKNRKATKLFKDYCEPLLHLAGIAVTIVQTESTSHTRSVVENLDTPTDAIIVAGGDGTLSDVITGIMRRYKHNLHSVKQCPIGVLPLGETNTVSCALNPWRFDDLLEVREMTEATMTIIKGNHKFIDIIEVYSLKENPENELKPVYAAGTIEWGAWQDAYIQRNKYLLGKTLRKYATYIFNGYKDNLNWNCNGLLRYTKPCTGCSHCYKNSNIDQSTHTNKRWWHAFVPKKATFTSDMVIDYSKITNENCGVFYEIPISTTDLYIKTSTIDNAELHNHSSLKIQLGPKDIDYISFVNEGWRRINGSRTLINSSFEAKDIELYPEKNDERVFYIDNEEFELTAIRMKLLPQCIKIFCSDKKNINTLNR; this is translated from the exons ATGGCTAGAATGCTGAAATTTCTTCAgacaataagaaataattggaaaaaatcGACATTTGGTGCTGTTGCATTATCATATGGAGTCTCATACAGTAAAGAATCATATGA CACCCAACAGTTGATGAGACAATATTGTGAAGATATAGTAAAATATGGAGATGAACCTTGTCCTACAACCATGAAACCTCGTCATGTTACAGTTATATTAAATCCTGCTGCTAAAAACAG aaaagcgacaaaattatttaaagattacTGCGAGCCATTATTACATTTAGCTGGAATTGCAGTAACAATTGTGCAAACGGAATCAACAAGTCATACGCGTAGTGTAGTGGAGAATTTAGATACTCCAACTGATGCTATAATTGTAGCAGGAGGAGATGGTACTTTATCTGACGTTATAACTGGTATAATGAGAAGATACAAACACAATCTTCATTCTGTCAAACAATGTCCAATTGGTGTTTTACCATTAGGAGAAACAAATACTGTTTCTTGTGCTTTAAATCCTTGGCGCTTTGATGATTTACTTGAAGTACGTGAAATGACAGAGGCTACAATGACTATTATAAAAGGCAATCATAagtttatagatattattgaaGTTTATTCACTTAAA GAAAATcctgaaaatgaattaaaaccAGTTTATGCAGCTGGAACAATAGAATGGGGTGCTTGGCAAGatgcatatatacaaagaaataagTATTTGCTTGGAAAAACTTTAAGAAA atatgcaacttacatatttaatggttacaaagataatttaaattggAATTGCAATGGATTGTTAAGATATACTAAACCTTGTACAGGTTGCTCacattgttataaaaattcaaatattgaTCAATCtacacatacaaataaaaGATGGTGGCATGCATTTGTGCCAAAAAAAGCAACATTTACATCAG ACATGGTAATTGACTACAGCaaaataacaaatgaaaattgtggcgttttttatgaaattccTATTTCAACAactgatttatatataaaaacttcaACTATAGATAACGCCGAACTTCACAACCattcttcgttaaaaatacaattag GTCCAAAagatatagattatatatcatttgttaATGAAGGTTGGAGGAGAATAAATGGAAGTAGAACCTTAATAAATTCCTCATTTGAAGCAAAGGATATTGAATTGTATCCTGAAAAg aatgATGAACgagtattttatattgataacGAAGAATTCGAATTAACGGCAATTAGAATGAAATTACTTCCgcaatgtataaaaatattttgttctgataagaaaaatatcaatacactaaatagataa
- the LOC124952858 gene encoding protein lethal(2)denticleless, with product MSLVHSITRRQEGFEFIRDYDVALYRLKCYHNDVYRGISPSTNAPDYNPEPPVFACRFCTKENNEQILALANEDGKIALQDISIKGNHDKPLEGTQAHFNAIFDIAWMPGELKLVTASGDHTAKLWDVSRSEIKQIEYFHAHTRSVKTAVFRHQDKAVFATGARDGSIMIWDIRANHSDQPKADNCISNAHSSISSNNNRHRKTLNHTSCTQSITSLAFQDDFSLLSCAAGDGVIKVWDLRKNYTVHKKDPLAKHTMNYAGSSTRNGFSSLLVCPARITLYASCMDNIIYAYNISSYNPKPVAEFYGHQNRTYYVKTCLSPDGRYLASGSSDELAYIWHTKRSGGPIIKLSGHTEEVTCIAWCTVGETKIVTCSDDSCHRIWRIGLEHKIDNEELEVRGKAETVSSANSLENLKMETTPTTFRRYALTQEHTPGSDKTPNSTPGSNDIDNQSRDLYKQSNSNSFKRTYSQMITEESQSDGKFKTILSPIHENLEMIIKRAHIENRGARRLFSQKTDTTTICDKSYDYDKPSTSSYVPEFKNIALETNNTSIPFSPTSNLPNFVIDGTAPHLLQMSPEKYKENVDWLTKIREKYKEQKTKISSEKLSSPKTSIPVRRSSRSKSMEPLKGCKTSTSLAPSLLDFFKINNKDCDKNICSENSNTLSLPSIS from the exons ATGAGCTTAGTGCACTCTATTACGAGGCGTCAAGAGGGGTTTg aatttataCGTGATTATGACGTAGCgttatatcgtttaaaatgCTATCATAATGATGTATATCGTGGAATATCGCCAAGTACAAATGCTCCAGATTATAATCCAGAACCACCAGTTTTTGCTTGCCGTTTTTGTACCaaggaaaataatgaacaaataCTTGCCTTAGCAAATGAAGATGGAAAAATAGCTTTACAAGATATAAGTATTAAGGGAAACCATGATAAACCATTAGAAGGAACTCAG GCACATTTTAATGCAATTTTTGATATTGCATGGATGCCTGGTGAATTAAAGTTGGTAACAGCGTCAGGAGATCACACGGCAAAATTGTGGGATGTATCCAGATccgaaattaaacaaattgaatattttcatgcTCATACACGTAGTGTAAAAACAGCAGTATTTCGTCATCAAGATAAAG cTGTCTTTGCCACAGGAGCTCGTGATGGAAGTATAATGATTTGGGATATAAGAGCAAATCATAGTGATCAGCCTAAAGCAGATAATTGTATATCTAATGCACATAGTAGCATatcttcaaataataatagacaTCGTAAAACTCTCAATCACACGTCTTGTACGCAAAGTATAACCAGTCTTGCTTTTCAAgatgatttttcattattatcatgtgCTGCTGGGGATGG gGTAATTAAAGTCTgggatttaagaaaaaattatactgTTCACAAAAAAGATCCATTGGCTAAACATACAATGAATTATGCAGGAAGTAGTACAAGAAATGGATTTTCTTCATTGTTAGTATGTCCAGCTAGAATTACATTGTATGCTAGTTGTATGGACAATATCATATATGCgtataatatatcttcttaTAATCCAAAACCAg TTGCAGAGTTTTATGGACATCAAAATCGTACCTATTATGTAAAAACCTGTTTAAGCCCTGATGGAAGATACCTGGCTAGTGGTTCTAGTGATGAGCTTGCATACATTTGGCATACTAAACGATCTGGTGGACCAATAATTAAACTTTCTGGTCATACAGAAGAAGTTACTTGCATTGCATGGTGCACTGTTGGGGAAACCAAG atAGTGACTTGTTCGGATGATTCGTGCCATAGAATATGGAGAATTGGACTTGAGcataaaatagataatgaaGAATTAGAAGTAAGAGGTAAAGCAGAAACTGTCTCCAGTGCAAACTCcttagaaaatttgaaaatggaAACAACACCAACTACTTTCCGGCGATATGCATTAACGCAAGAACATACACCTGGATCTGATAAAACACCAA atagTACACCAGGATCTAACGATATAGATAATCAATCAAGAGATTTGTATAAAcaaagtaatagtaatagttttAAGAGAACTTATTCACAAATGATAACTGAAGAATCACAATCTGATGgaaaatttaaaacaattttatctcCTATACACGAAAatttagaaatgataataaaacgtGCACACATAGAAAATCGTGGTGCTAGAAGGCTTTTCAGTCAAAAGACTGACACAACTACTATATGCGATAAGAGTTATGACTACGATAAACCAAGCACAAGTTCATATGTTccagaatttaaaaatattgctttagaaacaaataatacatCAATTCCTTTTTCACCTACATCAAATCTGCCAAATTTTGTGATAGATGGAACGGCACCTCATCTACTTCAAATGTCTCCTGAGAAATACAAGGAAAATGTTGACTGGTTAACAAAAAtacgagagaaatataaagaacagAAAACTAAAATATCCTCAGAAAAACTGTCTAGTCCTAAAACAAGTATACCTGTACGTAGAAGTAGTAGATCAAAATCAATGGAACCTTTAAAAGGATGCAAAACTTCTACATCTCTTGCTCCATCTTTACtcgatttctttaaaattaataataaggattgtgataaaaatatttgttcagaAAACTCAAATACTCTTTCTTTGCCATCTATATCATGA
- the LOC124953067 gene encoding hsp70-binding protein 1-like, with product MGASYTRKRNTKMNKSTSNSEKTSGESHPSSSARPLSIEGPSTSNNLIQSQLMPEQPRQPSDLQGLLRFAIEASQAEGVTHEPQFQSLDEEKKKFLSEALSSLTVNVIEELQKAIQFVSNVVDLRADDDSSEYDATLERIADFVDSIDIANDFYKIGGFSIFGPCLNSSHSSIRWRTADIIAELTQNNPFCQQRILECGLFPILLEMVDKDPSEAARIKSLYAVSCIVRGQPMSLQYIDKNDGYSVFLRAMQSSVKKLQIKSAFLLSSLCNKDNSDNLKITFVNMGLIEQVAGLLASDNISPEIREQLLSILTGLTNNTLLPALRECRRPELRLKITLEQCLKKLTPEDKEEIDMCHQLLNKIFCDNDIVEER from the exons ATGGGTGCTTCatatacaagaaaaagaaatacgaaaatgaaCAA atCTACTTCAAATTCTGAAAAAACAAGTGGAGAGAGTCATCCTAGCAGTAGTGCAAGACCATTATCTATAGAAGGGCCGAGTACTTCAAATAATCTTATTCAATCACAGCTAATGCCAGAACAGCCAAGGCAACCTTCTGATCTTCAGGGGCTTCTGCGATTTGCTATCGAAGCGTCCCAAGCAGAAGGTGTAACACATGAGCCTCAATTTCAATCTTTAGATGAAGAA aagaaaaagttctTAAGTGAAGCGTTATCTTCATTAACTGTAAATGTGATAGAAGAATTGCAGAAAGCTATACAATTTGTATCAAATGTTGTGGATCTTCGTGCTGATGATGACTCCTCTGAATATGATGCAACTCTTGAGCGAATTGCAGATTTTGTGGATAGTATTGATATTGCCAatgatttttacaaaattggTGGCTTTTCAATATTTGGTCCATGTCTAAATTCTTCTCACAGTAGTATCAGGTGGAGAACAGCAGATATAATTGCTGAATTGACACAAAATAATCCATTTTGTCAACAAAGAATTTTGGAATGTGGATTGTTtccaatattattagaaatggTAGATAAGGATCCTTCAGAAGCTGCAAGAATCAAATCTTTGTATGCTGTATCAT gTATAGTAAGAGGACAGCCGATGTCTTTACAATACATAGATAAAAACGATGgttattctgtttttttaaGAGCTATGCAAAGTTCAGTGAAAAAATTACAGATAAAATCTGCCTTTTTACTCTCATCACTTTGTAACAAAGATAATTcggataatttaaaaattactttcgTTAATATGGGATTAATTGAACAAGTAGCTGGATTATTAGCATCAGATAATATTTCTCCAGAAATAAG agaGCAGTTATTAAGTATTCTTACTGgtttaacaaataatactcTCTTACCAGCATTACGAGAATGTCGCAGACCAGAACtacgtttaaaaataacaCTTGAACAATgtctaaaaaaattaacaccagaagataaagaagaaatagatatgtgtcatcaattattaaacaaaatattttgtgaTAATGATATTGTTGAAGAAAGATAA
- the LOC124953124 gene encoding peroxisomal biogenesis factor 19 codes for MSDNKKSDEQIEDSELNDLLDSALEDFNKSSTLDVKDDDGTASKTVPVNNTEETSADIDNLWTEDFIKHAADQFEKNFQNLMQNGSESELGVSFQKMAQTVANAIVDGETTDGEPTSADFQSAIAQALKDLSVTSENLQNEPDLVSMFGQMNLEEGAGDILPFMQGMMQSLLSKEILYPSLKELVDKYPEWLEQKRATLPSSDLQRYTKQLEVMQKICNELEKEKDTDTEEVKKGRFEMILTFMQDMQTYGQPPEELIGEHPALLQFDSEGNPVIPPLPPGVELPQNCCIM; via the exons ATGTCTGACAACAAAAAATCGGACGAACAAATAGAAGATTCGGagttaaatgatttattagatA GTGCTTTGgaggattttaataaaagcTCTACATTAGATGTGAAAGATGATGATGGTACAGCATCAAAAACTGTGCCAGTGAATAATACAGAGGAAACATCTGCAGATATTGATAATCTATGGACAGAAGATTTTATTAAGCATGCTGCGgatcaatttgaaaaaaattttcagaatttaatgcAGAatg gATCAGAAAGCGAATTAGGAGTTTCGTTTCAAAAAATGGCTCAGACAGTTGCTAATGCTATAGTTGATGGAGAAACTACAGATGGTGAACCTACAAGTGCTGATTTTCAATCAGCTATTGCTCAAGCTTTAAAAGATTTATCCGTTACATCAGAAAATTTGCAG aatgAACCAGATCTTGTCTCAATGTTTGGGCAAATGAATTTAGAAGAAGGTGCAGGGGATATATTACCATTTATGCAAGGCATGATGCAATCTCTTTTAtccaaagaaatattgtatccATCATTAAAAGAACTAGTAGATAAATATCCTGAATGGTTAGAACAAAAAAGAGCTACATTGCCCTCATCTGATTTACAAAGATATACAAAACAATTAGAAGTAATGCAAAAG atttgtaatgaattagaaaaagaaaaggatactGATACagaagaagttaaaaaagGACGTTTCGAAatgatattaacatttatgCAAGATATGCAAACTTATGGTCAACCTCCTGAAGAGCTTATTGGAGAACATCCAGCTCTTTTACAATTTGACTCTGAGGGTAATCCTGTTATTCCACCATTACCTCCTGGAGTAGAACTCCCACAAAATTGTTGTATTATGTAA